In Dyadobacter subterraneus, a single genomic region encodes these proteins:
- a CDS encoding carboxypeptidase-like regulatory domain-containing protein has product MLLIFISHVSHAKVVHINGRVLDGKEQPVPLVSIQIGGSNYGTVTNEQGYFNLAIKGFVDGMLIISSLGYKTSYQKISKESQKLKIILEADAKQLHEVFIFHDSSLKVLLAKAYNRINDNYPQNSIELTGFYRSYHKSVKDDSYLDFSEASLKIQESGYQNTQEDAQVEVLKVRNLRFPQRDSVDHVRYYGGAFMANWNDPVKMRGPFLNPASFNKRFIYQLESISTYNKGNDSVYVIQFKSNDKLSTKEGRIWIDKKTMAYQKIEWSDKDPKNPNPLIPINRIVRNLPNYLSGTRSDECAEICFR; this is encoded by the coding sequence TTGCTATTAATTTTCATAAGTCATGTCTCTCACGCAAAGGTCGTACATATTAACGGAAGAGTTTTGGATGGGAAAGAACAACCTGTTCCTTTAGTGTCTATTCAAATTGGAGGATCTAATTATGGAACTGTTACCAATGAACAGGGATATTTTAATCTGGCAATTAAAGGTTTTGTTGACGGGATGTTGATCATTAGCTCCCTTGGATATAAAACTTCTTACCAGAAGATCAGCAAGGAAAGCCAAAAGCTTAAAATCATTTTAGAAGCCGACGCGAAGCAACTACATGAAGTCTTTATTTTTCACGATAGCTCATTAAAAGTCCTTCTTGCAAAAGCATACAATAGGATCAATGATAATTATCCACAAAACTCAATTGAGTTAACTGGATTTTACAGATCTTATCACAAATCAGTGAAAGATGATAGCTATCTGGATTTTTCAGAGGCTTCTTTGAAGATTCAGGAAAGTGGATATCAAAACACACAGGAAGATGCCCAGGTGGAAGTGTTAAAAGTGCGTAATCTCAGATTTCCACAAAGGGACAGTGTCGATCACGTAAGATATTACGGCGGCGCATTTATGGCCAATTGGAATGATCCCGTTAAAATGAGGGGGCCTTTTTTAAATCCTGCATCTTTCAATAAACGTTTTATTTATCAGCTGGAATCAATTTCGACTTACAATAAGGGAAACGATTCTGTGTATGTAATTCAATTTAAATCAAATGATAAGCTCTCGACAAAAGAAGGGAGAATCTGGATTGATAAAAAAACGATGGCTTATCAAAAAATAGAATGGAGCGATAAAGATCCTAAAAACCCAAATCCTTTAATTCCAATTAATAGAATTGTCAGAAATTTGCCTAACTATTTATCAGGTACAAGATCAGACGAATGTGCTGAAATATGCTTCCGTTAG